A stretch of Roseovarius sp. M141 DNA encodes these proteins:
- the adhP gene encoding alcohol dehydrogenase AdhP, with amino-acid sequence MKAAVVREFGAPLQIEEVPIPEVEPGMIQVAIHASGVCHTDLHAAEGDWPVKPQPPFIPGHEGVGYVSAVGKGVTNVKEGDRVGVPWLYTACGHCRHCLGGWETLCKSQKNTGYSVNGGFAEFVLADPNYIGHLPDNVGFNEIAPVLCAGVTVYKGLRMTDTRPGDTVAISGIGGLGHMAVQYAVAMGLNVVAVDIDDAKLELARRLGAKVTVNARTEDDPAARVVKETGGGVQGVLVTAVGEKAFEQAIGMVDRGGTVALNGLPPGNFPLNIFGMVLNGVTVRGSIVGTRLDLQESLAFASDGRVKATIETAPLDEINAILDRMRSGKIEGRMVLDLTS; translated from the coding sequence ATGAAAGCAGCCGTTGTCCGCGAATTCGGGGCACCACTTCAGATCGAAGAGGTCCCCATCCCGGAAGTCGAGCCGGGCATGATCCAGGTCGCCATCCACGCGTCCGGCGTATGCCATACCGATCTGCACGCCGCCGAGGGCGACTGGCCGGTCAAGCCTCAGCCGCCCTTCATTCCCGGACATGAAGGCGTGGGATACGTCTCTGCTGTTGGCAAGGGCGTGACCAATGTGAAAGAGGGTGACCGCGTCGGCGTGCCATGGCTCTACACCGCGTGCGGACATTGCCGGCACTGCCTCGGCGGGTGGGAGACGCTCTGCAAGAGCCAGAAGAACACTGGCTATTCCGTGAATGGCGGTTTTGCCGAATTCGTGCTCGCCGACCCCAACTATATCGGCCACCTTCCCGATAACGTCGGCTTCAACGAAATCGCTCCGGTGCTCTGCGCGGGTGTGACGGTCTACAAGGGTCTGAGGATGACCGACACCAGGCCGGGCGACACCGTGGCCATTTCGGGGATCGGCGGTCTGGGTCATATGGCGGTGCAATACGCCGTCGCGATGGGGCTGAACGTTGTGGCCGTCGATATCGACGATGCCAAGCTCGAGCTTGCCCGGCGCCTTGGGGCCAAGGTGACCGTGAACGCCCGGACCGAGGACGATCCGGCTGCCAGGGTGGTGAAGGAAACCGGCGGCGGGGTTCAGGGCGTCCTCGTCACCGCCGTCGGGGAAAAGGCATTCGAGCAGGCCATCGGCATGGTTGATCGCGGCGGCACGGTTGCGCTGAATGGTCTTCCCCCGGGTAATTTCCCGCTCAACATCTTCGGGATGGTGCTCAACGGCGTGACGGTGCGCGGCTCGATCGTCGGGACGCGGCTTGATTTGCAGGAATCGCTCGCGTTCGCCAGTGATGGCAGGGTGAAGGCCACGATCGAAACAGCACCCCTGGACGAGATCAACGCGATCCTTGACCGGATGAGGAGCGGCAAGATCGAAGGCCGGATGGTCCTTGACCTCACCAGCTGA
- the cas2 gene encoding CRISPR-associated endonuclease Cas2 produces the protein MPLYLVSYDLNKAKNYQKLWDEMDRLGGHKPLESVYFLDVTSTTATVLRDHLKPFIDEDDQLIVVPFDQRPSTFRAKQGTQEWLDRKFG, from the coding sequence ATGCCACTATACCTTGTAAGTTACGACCTGAACAAAGCTAAGAATTACCAGAAACTTTGGGATGAGATGGATAGGCTAGGCGGTCACAAACCACTTGAATCCGTCTATTTTCTTGACGTGACCAGTACTACAGCAACTGTGCTTCGGGATCACCTGAAACCGTTCATTGATGAGGACGACCAGCTTATCGTTGTACCCTTCGATCAGCGCCCCTCAACGTTCAGGGCGAAGCAGGGCACACAAGAATGGCTTGATCGCAAGTTCGGCTAA
- a CDS encoding class I SAM-dependent DNA methyltransferase: MTTAPIVSKVWSFCTTLRDDGVGYGDYLEQLTYLIFLKMADEYAKPPYSRDVGVPEGYDWTSLTTRRGADLEAHYIALLRKLGEQKGMLGQIFTKSQNKITDPAKLFRLIDMVDGTQWVMLGADVKGDIYEGLLERNAEDTKSGAGQYFTPRALIRAMVECMRPEPGKTIADPACGTGGFFLAAHDFLTDSENFALDKAQKAFLKHETFFGNEIVAGTRRLCLMNMFLHGIGEMTGYSLVSPADALISPPSETFDYILANPPFGKKSSMSFTNAEGEQETDDLTYNRQDFWATTSNKQLNFVQHIRTMLKTTGRAAVVVPDNVLFEGGAGETIRRKLLQNTDLHTILRLPTGIFYAQGVKANVIFFDNRAASPDPQTSQVWYYDYRTNVHHTLKQKPLTFAHLEDFIACYNPANQHEREATWSEATPDGRWRAYSREDLLQRDKASLDLFWLRDVSMTDLENLPDPVVLAEEILEHLGAAMESFDSVVKGIR, encoded by the coding sequence ATGACCACCGCCCCCATCGTCTCCAAGGTCTGGAGTTTCTGCACCACGCTGCGCGATGATGGCGTCGGCTACGGTGATTACCTCGAACAGCTGACCTATCTCATCTTCCTCAAGATGGCGGATGAGTACGCCAAGCCGCCGTACAGCCGCGATGTAGGTGTTCCCGAGGGCTATGACTGGACCAGCCTGACGACCCGCCGCGGTGCCGATCTGGAGGCGCATTACATCGCCCTCCTGCGCAAGCTGGGCGAGCAAAAGGGCATGCTGGGCCAGATCTTTACCAAATCGCAGAACAAGATCACCGACCCGGCCAAGCTGTTCCGCCTGATCGACATGGTAGACGGCACGCAATGGGTGATGCTGGGTGCCGACGTGAAGGGCGACATTTATGAAGGCCTGCTTGAGCGTAACGCGGAAGACACTAAATCAGGTGCTGGTCAGTATTTCACCCCGCGCGCCCTGATCCGCGCCATGGTGGAATGCATGCGCCCCGAGCCGGGCAAGACGATCGCCGACCCGGCCTGCGGCACCGGCGGCTTTTTCCTCGCCGCCCATGATTTCCTGACAGACAGTGAGAATTTCGCGCTCGACAAGGCTCAGAAGGCATTTCTGAAGCATGAAACCTTCTTCGGCAACGAAATCGTCGCCGGCACACGGCGGCTATGCCTGATGAACATGTTCCTGCATGGGATCGGCGAGATGACCGGCTACTCTCTGGTCTCGCCCGCCGATGCGCTGATTTCGCCGCCCTCGGAGACCTTCGACTATATTCTGGCGAACCCGCCCTTCGGCAAGAAAAGCTCGATGAGTTTTACCAATGCCGAAGGGGAGCAGGAAACCGACGATCTGACCTACAATCGGCAGGATTTCTGGGCCACGACCTCAAACAAGCAGCTGAATTTTGTGCAGCACATCCGCACAATGCTGAAAACCACCGGCCGCGCTGCCGTCGTGGTCCCCGACAACGTGCTGTTCGAGGGCGGCGCTGGAGAGACAATCCGGCGCAAGCTTTTGCAAAACACTGACCTGCACACGATCCTGCGCCTGCCGACCGGGATTTTCTATGCCCAGGGCGTCAAGGCGAACGTCATCTTCTTCGACAACCGCGCCGCCAGCCCCGACCCGCAGACGTCACAGGTCTGGTATTACGACTACCGCACCAATGTGCATCATACGCTCAAGCAGAAACCCTTGACCTTCGCACACCTGGAAGATTTCATCGCCTGCTACAATCCAGCTAACCAGCATGAGCGGGAAGCAACCTGGAGCGAGGCCACCCCGGATGGTCGCTGGCGGGCCTACTCCCGAGAAGATCTGCTGCAACGTGATAAGGCCAGCCTCGATTTGTTCTGGCTGCGCGATGTGTCGATGACCGACCTCGAAAACTTGCCCGATCCCGTCGTGCTGGCTGAAGAAATTCTCGAGCATCTGGGAGCCGCAATGGAGAGCTTCGATTCAGTTGTGAAGGGAATAAGATGA
- a CDS encoding DUF4917 family protein, with the protein MPDFISFQEAIEATKDEDRALLIGNGFSAQYFNYTDLLAKSGLGAGTPIRNVFEILETVDFEAVVRSIEDAAIVERAYGNNAHSDELEVDAQRVREALVSAINQTHPMHREDLEYESSSAFLGHFQEVFTLNYDLLLYWVNLEKGLLNDGFGLGRVIDGGGFRGPFKPDAHCHIYNLHGGLHLFQTRTGDVFKALHTGDGVVATITHSIAVKKRLPLYVAEGTSKAKVRKINSNSYLRHCIDKLHENPAAIFVFGHSADPNDAHIYHAIFGSKAKHVYFGVFQPNAEKITALDAELAKYKKLGGDDVAYSFFDSETAHVWDGPSAVEETE; encoded by the coding sequence ATGCCTGATTTCATCAGCTTTCAAGAAGCCATCGAAGCTACCAAAGACGAAGACCGCGCGCTACTAATTGGCAATGGCTTTTCGGCACAGTATTTCAACTACACCGACCTCCTGGCCAAGTCAGGTCTTGGGGCAGGCACCCCGATCCGGAACGTTTTCGAAATTCTCGAGACTGTCGATTTTGAAGCGGTCGTGCGTTCGATCGAAGATGCTGCCATCGTCGAACGCGCCTACGGGAATAATGCCCACTCAGACGAGCTCGAAGTGGACGCTCAAAGAGTTAGGGAAGCACTTGTTTCGGCAATTAATCAAACACACCCTATGCATCGCGAAGATCTGGAATATGAAAGTAGTTCAGCTTTCTTGGGTCATTTTCAAGAAGTGTTCACCCTGAACTACGACTTGCTGCTCTACTGGGTGAATTTGGAAAAGGGTCTCCTGAATGATGGTTTTGGGCTCGGACGAGTAATTGACGGCGGTGGATTTCGCGGACCGTTCAAACCGGATGCTCACTGCCACATCTATAATCTTCATGGAGGACTTCATCTCTTTCAAACCCGCACAGGTGATGTGTTCAAGGCCCTGCACACTGGAGACGGTGTAGTTGCGACTATTACGCATTCTATTGCAGTCAAGAAGCGTCTCCCACTCTACGTCGCCGAAGGCACCTCAAAGGCAAAGGTTCGGAAAATTAACTCCAATTCCTATTTACGGCATTGTATAGATAAGTTGCACGAAAATCCCGCTGCCATCTTTGTATTTGGTCACAGCGCCGATCCAAATGATGCGCATATTTACCACGCCATTTTCGGCTCAAAGGCTAAGCACGTCTATTTTGGTGTATTTCAGCCGAATGCCGAAAAGATCACGGCCCTGGACGCCGAACTCGCAAAGTACAAGAAGCTCGGTGGTGACGACGTGGCGTATAGTTTCTTCGATTCCGAGACAGCTCATGTCTGGGATGGACCATCAGCAGTAGAGGAAACAGAATGA
- a CDS encoding molybdate ABC transporter substrate-binding protein: MKSIITAGIFAMTVVAGPAIAQEVRLHAAGSLKTAMTDIADAFETATGATVQRKFGPSGLLRERIEQGELAEVFASANMRHPQTLADEGLSGTVTMFARNSLCALAQQEVEVTSDTVLDVMLSDDIRLGTSTPKADPSGDYAWELFGKAGEVRQGATATLEAKALQLTGGPNSATPPEGRNPYGWVMSEDRADLFLTYCTNAVLAQRDTPTLQIVQLPEALVVGADYGLSVLNDASTSRRSGRLHPCVRRAADPCELWI, encoded by the coding sequence ATGAAATCCATCATCACAGCCGGAATTTTCGCAATGACAGTGGTTGCAGGGCCCGCCATCGCCCAAGAGGTCCGCTTGCACGCGGCGGGCAGTCTCAAGACGGCAATGACAGATATTGCAGACGCTTTTGAAACCGCGACGGGCGCAACGGTCCAGCGCAAATTCGGCCCCTCTGGCCTGCTCCGTGAACGGATCGAACAAGGTGAACTCGCCGAGGTCTTCGCCTCCGCCAACATGCGCCACCCGCAAACGCTTGCCGATGAGGGCCTGTCCGGCACTGTGACTATGTTCGCTCGCAACAGCCTGTGCGCGCTGGCGCAACAGGAGGTCGAGGTCACGAGTGATACAGTCTTGGATGTCATGCTATCAGATGACATCCGGCTTGGCACCTCAACGCCCAAGGCCGACCCTTCGGGTGATTACGCTTGGGAATTATTCGGCAAGGCGGGCGAGGTTCGACAAGGCGCCACCGCCACGCTCGAAGCCAAAGCCCTGCAACTCACCGGTGGGCCGAACAGCGCTACGCCGCCAGAGGGCCGCAACCCCTATGGCTGGGTTATGAGCGAGGATCGGGCGGATCTGTTCCTGACCTACTGCACCAACGCAGTGCTTGCCCAGCGTGACACCCCGACATTACAGATCGTGCAACTGCCCGAGGCGCTGGTCGTTGGGGCCGACTACGGCTTGAGCGTGCTGAACGATGCCTCCACAAGCAGACGATCTGGCCGCCTTCATCCTTGCGTCCGACGGGCAGCAGATCCTTGCGAGCTATGGATTTGA
- a CDS encoding GAF domain-containing protein: MERKTSHADRVLEATSSASAAARSQIAASWHRSVQKHGLDPNNHRAPDKLEQAEFRSRIAANEQFMMVAAPRLDGLYSLVGRSGCAVLLTDADGVILDKRMADADTSTFERWGLSTGAIWSEEREGTNGIGTCLTECRRLIIHQDDHFHARNTGMSCMDAPIFGPNGQILAALDVSSARVDQTEAFNRLIAAQVNQTARAIEEANFRAAFPSARIIVADSDNNEAATLLAIDEDDLVVGATREARRAFDLATTGPLKARPASDILGRKDGPSGFERADRAAVLRALARADGNVSQAARQLGVGRATLYRRMRRLGLNDI; encoded by the coding sequence ATGGAACGTAAGACGTCGCATGCCGATAGAGTTCTCGAAGCAACAAGCTCTGCTTCTGCTGCAGCTCGTTCGCAAATAGCGGCAAGCTGGCATCGGTCTGTGCAGAAGCACGGTCTAGATCCCAACAACCATCGCGCACCTGACAAACTCGAACAGGCGGAGTTTCGGTCCCGGATTGCCGCCAACGAACAGTTTATGATGGTTGCTGCACCTCGTCTGGACGGTCTGTATTCATTGGTCGGCCGATCGGGCTGCGCGGTGTTGTTGACGGACGCAGATGGCGTGATTCTGGATAAACGTATGGCGGACGCAGACACGTCGACGTTTGAACGCTGGGGTCTATCCACCGGCGCAATCTGGAGCGAGGAGCGCGAGGGCACGAACGGTATCGGTACCTGCCTGACCGAATGCCGTCGGCTTATCATTCATCAAGACGACCATTTTCACGCCCGCAACACGGGTATGAGTTGCATGGACGCGCCAATTTTCGGACCAAACGGGCAGATTTTGGCTGCGTTGGACGTATCATCCGCTCGCGTTGACCAGACGGAGGCGTTTAATCGCCTGATCGCGGCACAAGTCAACCAAACCGCCCGTGCCATCGAAGAAGCCAATTTTCGAGCCGCATTCCCCTCAGCACGGATCATTGTTGCGGATTCCGATAACAACGAAGCCGCGACGCTTCTTGCAATTGACGAGGACGACCTCGTCGTTGGCGCGACCCGCGAAGCGCGCCGCGCATTTGATCTGGCCACCACCGGGCCACTTAAAGCGCGACCGGCATCAGATATCTTAGGTCGTAAAGATGGCCCATCGGGATTCGAACGGGCCGATCGCGCCGCGGTATTGCGTGCCCTTGCTCGGGCAGATGGCAACGTCTCACAGGCCGCCCGCCAGCTTGGTGTGGGACGTGCTACGCTTTATCGACGGATGAGGCGGCTCGGTCTGAACGATATCTGA
- a CDS encoding IS1595 family transposase encodes MSVLSAPYMHDEAAAFAHVEAMLWADGPVCPHCGVVDSAYKLEGVRTKASKKNPEGKERHGLWKCRECRKQFTVRKGTIFEESHLPLHLWLQAIHLMVSSKKGISSHQLHRVLGITYKSAWLLTHRIRECMRSGDLAPMGGNGGTVEVDETFIGQNPNKPKKKGARGYAHKNAMLTLVDRDTKQAKSIVVDDIKKDTLVPILRENIAKEAVIYTDEAKQYTHLGRDFVDHDFTTHSKGEYVKREKPQVHTNTVEGFYSVFKRGMKGIYQHCGKQHLHRYAAEFDFRYNNREANGVNDVERASKALSGVVGKRVLYRDSLGA; translated from the coding sequence ATGTCCGTTCTTTCCGCCCCATACATGCACGACGAAGCAGCCGCCTTTGCCCATGTCGAAGCGATGCTTTGGGCGGATGGTCCGGTCTGCCCGCATTGCGGCGTGGTCGATAGCGCCTACAAGCTGGAAGGCGTCCGCACAAAGGCCAGCAAGAAGAACCCAGAGGGCAAAGAGCGCCACGGCCTGTGGAAGTGCCGCGAGTGCCGCAAGCAGTTCACCGTGCGCAAAGGCACGATCTTCGAGGAAAGTCACCTTCCGCTGCACCTGTGGCTTCAAGCCATTCACCTGATGGTGTCTAGCAAGAAGGGCATCAGCAGCCATCAACTGCACCGCGTTCTCGGCATTACCTACAAATCTGCTTGGCTCCTTACGCACCGTATCCGCGAGTGTATGCGCTCCGGAGATCTGGCCCCGATGGGCGGCAATGGCGGCACAGTTGAAGTGGATGAAACTTTCATCGGTCAGAACCCAAACAAGCCCAAGAAGAAGGGTGCGCGAGGGTATGCTCACAAGAACGCCATGTTGACATTGGTGGACCGCGATACCAAGCAAGCTAAATCCATCGTGGTTGACGACATCAAGAAGGATACGCTGGTGCCGATCCTGCGCGAGAACATCGCGAAAGAAGCCGTGATCTACACCGACGAAGCCAAGCAGTATACGCACCTTGGCCGCGATTTCGTAGACCACGACTTCACCACGCACAGCAAGGGCGAGTATGTGAAGCGCGAAAAACCGCAGGTTCACACGAACACCGTCGAAGGCTTCTACAGCGTCTTCAAGCGCGGCATGAAAGGCATCTATCAGCACTGCGGAAAGCAGCACCTGCACCGCTACGCTGCGGAGTTCGACTTCCGCTACAACAATCGTGAAGCGAACGGCGTCAACGATGTGGAAAGAGCGTCCAAGGCATTATCTGGGGTTGTTGGCAAGAGAGTTCTTTACCGGGACTCGTTGGGCGCGTAG
- the adh gene encoding aldehyde dehydrogenase → MKDLAHTEAGTYTSPFKTKYDNYIGGKFVPPVNGRYFENVTPITGEKINDIARSDADDVNLALDAAHAAKAAWGATSSTERANMLLKVADAIEDNLELLAQAETWDNGKPIRETMAADIPLAADHFRYFASVLRGQEGTMSEIDADTVAYHYHEPLGVVGQIIPWNFSILMAAWKLAPALAAGNCVVMKPAEQTPAAIMVLAEIVKDLLPAGVLNIVNGYGAEVGAALATSKRIAKIAFTGSTATGRTIMKAATENLIPVTLELGGKSPNVFFSDIMREDDAFLDKAIEGFVLFAFNQGEVCTCPSRALVQEDIYDAFMERVIERVKAIKHGDPRDPETMVGAQASTAQQEKILSYFTIGREEGAEVLIGGAAAEFGGELAGGNYIQPTIFKGDNSMRVFQEEIFGPVVSVTTFKDEAEALAIANDTMYGLGAGVWSRDMNTCYRMGRAIEAGRVWVNNYHAYPAHAAFGGYKQSGIGRENHKMMLDHYQQTKNMLVSYNPNKLGFF, encoded by the coding sequence ATGAAAGATCTCGCACATACCGAAGCCGGTACGTACACATCACCGTTCAAGACAAAATATGACAACTATATCGGCGGCAAATTCGTGCCCCCGGTGAACGGTCGATACTTTGAGAATGTAACGCCAATTACAGGCGAAAAAATCAATGATATCGCACGCTCGGACGCGGATGACGTGAACCTGGCGCTGGATGCCGCCCACGCGGCCAAGGCTGCCTGGGGTGCCACATCGAGCACCGAAAGGGCGAACATGTTGCTGAAGGTTGCTGATGCGATTGAAGACAACCTTGAACTGCTCGCCCAAGCCGAAACATGGGATAACGGCAAGCCAATCCGCGAAACGATGGCCGCCGACATTCCCCTTGCCGCGGACCACTTCCGGTACTTTGCCAGCGTGCTGCGCGGTCAAGAAGGCACGATGAGCGAAATTGACGCTGATACGGTGGCTTACCACTACCACGAGCCGCTGGGCGTTGTCGGGCAGATCATCCCGTGGAACTTTTCGATCCTGATGGCAGCCTGGAAGTTGGCGCCAGCATTGGCAGCGGGCAACTGTGTCGTGATGAAACCCGCCGAACAAACACCAGCTGCGATCATGGTCTTGGCGGAGATCGTCAAAGATCTGCTTCCGGCGGGTGTGCTGAACATCGTCAACGGCTATGGTGCCGAGGTCGGGGCTGCACTGGCCACATCCAAGCGCATCGCCAAGATCGCCTTCACAGGCTCTACTGCGACGGGTCGCACGATCATGAAGGCCGCGACCGAGAACCTGATCCCGGTCACGCTTGAGTTGGGGGGGAAAAGCCCCAACGTGTTCTTCTCGGACATCATGCGCGAGGACGATGCATTCCTTGACAAGGCGATCGAGGGTTTCGTCTTGTTCGCGTTCAATCAAGGCGAAGTCTGTACCTGCCCGTCACGTGCCTTGGTGCAGGAAGACATCTATGACGCCTTCATGGAACGCGTCATAGAACGTGTAAAAGCCATCAAGCACGGCGACCCGCGCGACCCTGAAACGATGGTTGGCGCTCAAGCCAGCACAGCCCAGCAGGAGAAGATCTTGTCTTACTTCACGATCGGCCGTGAGGAAGGGGCAGAAGTTCTCATTGGTGGTGCTGCGGCGGAGTTCGGCGGCGAATTGGCAGGTGGCAACTACATCCAGCCAACGATCTTCAAGGGCGACAACAGTATGCGTGTTTTCCAGGAAGAGATTTTCGGACCGGTTGTCTCCGTCACGACATTCAAGGACGAAGCAGAAGCCTTGGCGATCGCAAATGATACGATGTACGGGCTTGGCGCGGGCGTTTGGTCACGAGATATGAACACCTGCTACCGCATGGGCCGCGCAATCGAGGCGGGCCGCGTCTGGGTCAACAATTATCACGCCTACCCTGCCCATGCTGCCTTCGGTGGCTACAAGCAGTCGGGGATCGGCCGCGAAAACCACAAGATGATGCTCGATCACTATCAGCAGACCAAGAACATGCTGGTCAGCTACAACCCCAACAAACTTGGTTTTTTCTAG
- a CDS encoding restriction endonuclease subunit S — MTRKGSSFLIAVRTASRPGTRRGKPTPSLSRRWFTAKYDGEIASTGFSVLRGANGIEPKYLYYKAISHDFVSALTGEQYGVSYPAVKDEQVKSQPLELAPTNEQRRIVEKIEALFDEIDAGIQSLQTARTTLGLYRQSLLKSAFEGRLTADWRAQNADKLEAPKTLLARIQKERDTRYKAALATWQEDLAKWRADGENDKKPTKPKRPAWPDKFDFSELRDLPDSWAYLPFEALAWSVQNGISAKPDKKGPLKIFRISAVRPMAFGLEDFRRITDPDGSFEDYRLSEGDLVFTRYNGSRDYVGVSAMYRGDGSHVYPDKLIRCEIRSDILNPAFLEAATNCGESRAYIERRIRTTAGQSGVSGGDIKAMPVPICSPAEQAQITRILGARLDAATRLEAEIDAALTRADALRQSILKKAFSGQLVPHDLSDEPAAALLAQIKAEKSKTPRTK; from the coding sequence ATGACGCGCAAGGGATCAAGCTTTTTGATTGCGGTGCGGACAGCGTCGCGTCCCGGAACACGAAGAGGCAAGCCGACGCCCTCTTTATCGAGGCGTTGGTTTACCGCTAAGTATGATGGTGAGATCGCCTCTACTGGTTTCTCCGTTCTCCGCGGCGCAAATGGAATCGAACCAAAATACCTTTACTACAAGGCAATCTCCCACGACTTCGTCAGCGCCCTAACCGGCGAACAATACGGCGTTAGCTATCCTGCCGTGAAGGACGAACAGGTCAAATCGCAACCGCTCGAGCTGGCCCCCACAAACGAACAACGCCGCATCGTGGAGAAGATCGAGGCGCTGTTCGACGAGATCGACGCCGGGATCCAGAGCCTGCAGACGGCGCGCACCACCCTCGGCCTCTACCGCCAATCCCTGCTGAAATCCGCCTTTGAGGGCCGCCTCACCGCCGACTGGCGCGCGCAGAACGCCGACAAACTGGAAGCCCCCAAAACCCTCCTCGCCCGCATCCAGAAAGAACGCGACACCCGCTACAAAGCCGCTCTGGCAACTTGGCAAGAGGATTTGGCTAAGTGGCGCGCCGATGGCGAAAATGACAAGAAGCCCACGAAGCCGAAACGGCCAGCTTGGCCGGACAAGTTCGATTTCTCGGAGCTTCGAGATCTGCCGGACAGCTGGGCCTACCTACCATTTGAGGCCCTCGCTTGGTCTGTCCAAAATGGCATTTCGGCTAAACCCGATAAAAAAGGTCCGCTCAAAATTTTCCGGATCAGTGCTGTCCGGCCAATGGCCTTCGGCTTGGAGGATTTTCGACGAATCACCGATCCCGACGGCAGCTTCGAGGACTATCGCCTGTCCGAAGGTGATCTCGTATTCACGCGCTACAATGGGTCGCGTGATTATGTTGGGGTGTCGGCCATGTATCGAGGCGATGGCAGTCACGTCTACCCTGACAAGCTCATTCGGTGCGAGATCAGGTCCGACATTCTGAACCCAGCATTTCTCGAGGCAGCGACGAACTGCGGCGAGAGCCGCGCATACATTGAACGTCGCATCCGAACGACTGCCGGGCAATCCGGTGTATCTGGTGGCGACATCAAAGCCATGCCCGTTCCCATCTGCTCACCCGCCGAACAAGCCCAAATCACCCGCATCCTCGGCGCCCGCCTCGACGCCGCCACGCGGCTTGAGGCCGAAATCGACGCTGCCCTCACCCGCGCCGACGCCCTGCGCCAATCCATCCTGAAAAAAGCCTTCTCGGGCCAACTCGTTCCCCACGACCTCTCGGACGAGCCCGCCGCCGCCCTGCTGGCCCAGATCAAGGCGGAGAAATCCAAGACGCCAAGAACAAAGTAA
- a CDS encoding helix-turn-helix transcriptional regulator, with product MSREMPEDLRANAPSYLTTKEVADILRVKERKVYDLAGAGEIPHRRITGKLLFPKAELLDWIDNGCGPLAGTRPPVLTGSHDPLLDWAVRESRSNLATLFNGSRAGLECFSEGQAALTGLHIQGGTDWNVDAVTAQELKGCVLIGWASRARGLVLSTDSRRKITSFSDLRGKRVVLRQPGAGGAIFFDDMLRREGLSVADLDLVSGLAYTEYDAAAAVAAGQADAATGIEAMARQFNLGFLPLAQERFDLLIDRHAYFTPAVQKLLAFARSPACHEKAEAMGGYDLGQMGTVRWLPD from the coding sequence ATGAGCCGTGAAATGCCGGAAGACCTAAGAGCCAATGCGCCGAGTTATCTGACCACCAAAGAGGTGGCGGATATTTTGCGCGTGAAGGAACGCAAGGTTTACGACCTTGCGGGCGCCGGTGAGATCCCGCACCGGCGCATTACCGGCAAATTGCTGTTCCCGAAAGCAGAACTGCTGGACTGGATCGACAACGGCTGTGGGCCATTAGCGGGCACACGGCCGCCAGTTTTGACCGGATCGCATGATCCACTTCTGGACTGGGCTGTGCGTGAAAGTCGATCGAACCTTGCGACCTTGTTCAACGGCAGCCGTGCCGGTCTGGAATGTTTTTCCGAGGGGCAAGCGGCGCTGACAGGGCTGCATATCCAAGGCGGAACGGATTGGAATGTCGATGCCGTCACCGCACAAGAGCTGAAGGGTTGTGTGCTTATCGGGTGGGCATCCCGTGCCCGGGGGCTGGTTCTATCGACGGATTCGCGCAGGAAGATCACCAGCTTTAGCGACCTCAGAGGCAAGCGCGTTGTGCTGCGCCAGCCCGGTGCCGGAGGGGCCATTTTTTTCGATGACATGCTTCGGCGCGAAGGGCTGAGCGTTGCTGATCTCGATCTGGTCAGCGGGCTGGCCTACACCGAATATGACGCGGCGGCGGCGGTGGCCGCAGGCCAGGCAGATGCCGCGACAGGGATCGAAGCGATGGCGCGGCAGTTCAATCTTGGCTTTCTGCCGCTAGCTCAGGAACGCTTTGATCTTTTGATCGACCGACATGCCTATTTCACGCCAGCGGTGCAAAAACTGCTGGCTTTTGCCCGCAGCCCGGCGTGCCACGAAAAGGCTGAGGCAATGGGCGGTTATGATCTTGGCCAGATGGGGACAGTGCGCTGGTTGCCAGACTGA